The window ACCTCAGTGTCTCCTCTGGCCTCCACCTCTCTCTTAAAATCCTCCAGGCTTCCCAGGATGCTGTGTGGCAGCACCATTCCCTGGGCATCAAAGCGAGGCCCGCCAGGACCTACAGAAACACGGGTTAGCAGTCAGTCTGGAGTCAGACACTACAACACCCAGGAATCTCACCCATGCTAGCTGTCCAGCTCATGTCTCTTACTTTGAAGGCTTACaaccattaaaataattcacattCCTGAGCTGAGAGGTTAAGAACtacatataaaatattgacacctgaagaagaccccacagctgaaacgttgtgtcttttctatacctttcagcatggaatgaacctgttcctctgcagcctatgcctgctgacacagctacctgctCAAAcgtcttcatacagtatattaaagtctttagatttaaaatatataaaagtcTACCAGTACATAAGGAGTGTTTGGAGCCCTGCCTGTCATACCCATGTAGTCCAGCAGCTCCACTGTGGCATCCAAGGGGACAGGTCTTGCCACAGCCACCTTAGCTCTCCTCCTCTGCTCCACGAGAGGCCGGCTCTTTCGCACCAGCACCCGGGTCACACCTGGGGCCTTCTGGCTGTTCCTGGGTGGCTGGGGCACCCGCAGCTAGGGGTACAACACCCAGTGACAGGTGAGAAGAGAGACAGGGACATGTATCCATCATTGATGTACTGGTGCTCAAAAAGCACTATGAGTCTAAATATCgccgtttttttttcccaaacctGAGAAGAACAGcgggttaattttttttttttacatgcattCCAGCCCTGGAAGATCTGCCTCCTCTGAGCTGTCCTGAATGAGCCTCAGATTCCGCCTTCCTGCTGTCTGGGCTGGGCCCACCCATCCCCTCTCTGAATGTGGCCCCTGACCTCCACACCCACCTTCTCCAGTTCCTCCACTTTAATGGCCAGTGCTTGTATGTCCTCCCCCTTCAGAGTGGGACTCTGGGGCTGCTCCTCTGAGATAGGGGTGAACTCCTCTGAGGCTTTCAGGCGCTTCTTTTCTAAAataccagaaaaaaacacaacaaagagataaatcttttttctaaaaaaaacagacaaaatgaatgAGACAAATACTGTGATTTGCATGTGCAATGTTTTCTGTCTTATTCAAAGGAAAGTGGAAGGTGTAGTCAGGACTGTGGTATAAAAGACTTATGAAGAACATGATGAAATACTCCATCTTgctaatttaaaattataaggtgaaaaaactgaaaatataacAAATCAGATAACAAATGAGATGATACTATATGGTCTTTAATTCAATTCTTAGTAGCCAAATGAGGATTTCGTGCAATGCATCTTGAAATAAATTGGTCTCAACACTAGCTGGGAAGCTTtgtccagactcccacaatcctCTGTGTTAAAAAGAGCCTCTTACTCTTAAATGCAATTCATATTTCACAGGTGATTAGTATTATGTCGTAAGTCTATTGGGTTGACCTTGCTAATGCCTTTAAGAATTTTAAATACTCACAGTCTTTTTGTTTGAGAGTAAAAGATTATGTTCTTTCAGCTTGTCAAAGCAGAACATTCCCCTTGAGCCCGTCATTGTATCTAGTCACTCTTCTCTGGCTGATTAATTCAGCTCTAACTATTGTTTCCATAACCTTAAAGGAAGCAGGATCTATTGGTTTCTAACAGCTTGCCCAGTTTTGCCTTTCTATGAAAGGATGCTATATCACCAATGTTCCGTAACGCGAATTACAAACACCTGTCCATTTTGTCCAGGAAGTGATTATCTATGTTTGGGGCCACAGAGGTACCACCTGTGGTTACTGGGCTCCGAATGGATCTTAACAAGACAAACTCATAGAAAACCCTCCTTGCTGGTTAGCCTGAGACATAAAGTGTGCACCAGCCAGACGCACACCCTGAATaacagagaacattaaacaGGCAACATTATCCTTTCAGGCTACAAAATTAGACTGTCTGAGTGAGGTGAATATAGATGGAGGACTCCATATTGGGTGCTGACTCTACATACAGAAGTCAGAATATAAGAGTAATTGCACAGGTCTAATGCCATCTGATgacataaatacagtatctgagTGTCACTACTGGATCTGGATCTGGAATATTTGTACATTTCCACATTTGTATGAGGTTAGGAGAGGAATCTACAGCCAATTCCTCTATAAAAAAGCTCAATAGTGGGAAGGGTCATCTACTCTTGTAATGGATTAGTCCTGTAAAGTTTAGGGGTGAAACATTACATTAGGATTAAAACGTTCAGTCTTGTCATGAGCCAAAATATCATGAGGTTAAGAATCTAAAATAAACTGCTGCTGTATCAGAGCAGTCAGAGTAGCTGGTATCACTTATTTGAGATACATTCCTGGCAAAAACTGGATTGAATTAGACTGAACGGGCAGATTAGATTTCAGAAGACAGGGAAACTGAAAGGCCACCAGGTTAGGGACCAAGTCAGGGTTGGGTAGTCTTAGAGTATGAGGGCTGGTCTTGCCTCAGAACTGGATCCATACGTCCTTACAGGGAGAGTTTGTGTATAGATCCTGTGCACCACAGTACCAGGTTAGGGAGATCTACCACACCAAGATAAAAGAAGATGCTGCAGGTTTCATGCCTGTGTATTTCTAACAGTGGGAATTAATCACTCAGCTTGTTTTGTGAAACTCTGAACACTGTTATGCAATGCTGGGATTTGTTTCAGTTCCTGAGGCAGACCATTGTTTCCATGGCTACGTAACGTTTCTTTCAGTGTACCTTTTTCTGCACCTTTCAGCTACAAAGTACATTAAGTCCCTTTTTGATAAATTGGCTGTACAGGATTTCTGACAGTGACCAACACAGTGCCTATTGTGTGTCCATTCACAGTAGCCTTGGGTTTGAAACCAGGCAGAGGGATGGGGGCTTACTGTTCCTGATCTTTATTTCACATGCAGCCTGTTCTGCACAGCACAATACACTGACTTCACGCACAGAGGTGTGTGAGAGAGCCTGGTGCAAGGGAAAAGAACACAGCGACCAAACCACACAGTCTCCCAGTGTGATGGGGTTCACTTGCCACAGCAGTGCTCCTCTCCAAGACATCACAACCTGTGCAGTGTCCTGTCTGCAAATCAGCAGAGAGGTGCAGGATCGCTCTGCAAGCTTTCTGGCTCGTTGGTGTAGCTAATTGATGGATAATTGTCCtctaaagaaaacacaaccttACAACTACACTGCAAAAGGACTTTACATGCTGACCTTGTGGCTAACAAGCACAATTATCTAATCACACACAATGTTATCTTGTCATTCAGCCTTCAAATCACAGAGGCCTGTGTGCTGCAgtccttgctgtttcaaggctAATTTCCAGCTTTTATTCAGAGAACAAACCAGGCTGGAAGCCTGCAGATCGTTTCCTTAAATGGTCTCTGCATGTTAGAAGTGTGATTTAtaaagtaaaacagaaaatcataagcttgtttttttttttggagcaaaCAAACACAATCTTAGGGAAATGTCTTTCAGACTGAATTCTATCAAAAACCAGCAGTCCTATTACAGGGCATGCCAGCAACTGCCACTCCTGAAACTGAGTTTAAAGATATGGAAAACAACGAGTGTCTCCTGCCCACTCTTGAAGGGACACATCACACATTATCACTCATAAGTCTAACTGTGTTTTTCCCTCCTGATGTGATGGATTGTCTCATCACAGGAGTAACAATCCACTCCATATACATTTATCAGCTCCCACGTTTTATCCATATAAGTGACGGCCCAAGGCAGCTACAATTGTTCCATGTAGGAGGTGTCACATTTATAGATTCATGTAATCGGTGGCTGTAAGAATGTaaaatatgtgtgtgtgtgcgtgggcTAAAAGTAAAGGAATCACGATTCACAACAGCGCACTCGTAACGCCTGTCGGCTCAGATCACAGGCATCCctctcaacttttttttaaaaaacttttacaaACCATACATTCCTCTGAACTCGGGTCCGAGCATCTTCCCGCCTGTGCGCGGACTGCAGAGACATCGGCTGCGCGTTTTCGCACTCGGGATGAGGGAAATATTTGTCACTTGCGAGGGATCCCAACGCTCTCTAGCAGAGTCTTTCCTCTTACGCCTGTAGCAGTGGGTACGTTTCGGGAATGAGGCTGTGAATATTGCTTTTTCATACCACAGAACTGCACacagtaatttttaaacatGTCTAGCCGATTGTGCGCAATCGGGGCGCATTGCATCGCCTTTGATCCCGCTCCAAGGGTGCTAAAGAAGGTCGAGGCACCGATGGGTCTCTGGAGCAGAGCTGCTCCTTCACAGACTCTCTCAAGGTCCGACCGAGACCCCAGCCCTACCGCTCAAACCACAGAGGGAGAGCTGTGGAAAACGCCCGTGTGGCGACCAGGGGGTCAGAATAGATTATCTCGACGCAGTAAAAGGAAGGACAAGTCGCTGTTGTCAACAAAAGTGAgataggtgagcaggagggtTATACAAGGGGCACACAGCCTTGGGTCATGTGATTCCTCCGGGTCAGAGGTCAGCCGCCGGAGGTCAGGCGGTCCGCTCCTACCTGGGGGTGTCCGGGGCCTCGCCTCCTTCCGCGCTGGCCGGCCCGTGGACTTACTGTTGCTGGACATGCTGTGTCTGCCTCCCAACACCGACGGTTCACAAGCGGACTGTGTAAATAACTCGAAGGGCTTTGCAGACACAGCCCGACTCCTGTCGCCCTCTCTGCGCTCAGATGCTCTGTCTTCCCTGTGTCCAAGTGCAGGACAAATAAAACGACAGTGCACAGTTTATCGCGTTGTAATTGTCAGCTAGGCGAAGGTCCTTCCTCCagtttatttcagtttcttcgCTCTTTTATCTTGTGACATAAAaacttctttcttctttcctttTCCCGGCGTCTCTCCTGGACTCCATGGCAACCGCAGGCGCCCTGACGCGACGGAGGGCGTTAAAGGCGAGGACACTTTCTCTCTGCCGACAGATAACCCTCCGCTGCGCTCGGGTGGAGACCGGCCCGGCGCACTCGGGTTTGACCTGGGTGATATCCTGAGTGACAGACGCGAGCGGGCGCTGTTTGTGTTCTCTGGGAAACACCGTGTGCTGCTGAAATATGACTCACGTCGTGTTACTCCAGCACCTGAGATAATACACTTCGTTCGCACTCCAACACACTgcaaactttaaataaaacatttaagactACGCACAGCTATCGGCCCACGCATATCCAGGAATAAATTATATTGactaaaaataaccatttttttgCGTGGTCGTAATTAGCGCTAATCGCGTGGAACCGGGATTACCGCTGTGATGAATAAGCATGTAAACCGTGAGGAACACGGTTACATATGAGGCAGGGTCGCGGTTCAGGGGGATGTTGTGTCCAGCACATCACACGGACACTAAACCAGACCTTCTCCAGCTCAGGATTGCAGTTTTCTTCTGCAGGGGGTTTCTGTTTGCGGATGGTGTCATATGTATGTGCTGAAACACACTGCTGATGAAAACGCCCCAATGCCCAGCAATGAAatctatccctaaggatatcggATAGTCACCTTCCCTGAAATCCTTCAAGTCAAGTTTCAAAACATTCTTTACAAATGCTGTTATTGAACCGGTTCTGTGTCTGCCTCTTTGCTTTCCTGCGCTATTCCAAACCATCACAGTCATTGTGTCGTTGTACCCGGCCGCCAGACCGTCCGGACAGACGGACACTGCTCGACTCACAGGTCATAAACACTCCGTTTGCTAAAACTCCCTGCGGCTCTATAAGCCCCGCGGCTGTGGAATTCTATCCCTAAGGACGGCGGGTGGACCGCGCGGTTCCGGATGGGTCCCGGGTGTCACCCGCGCTGGTGCTGCGCTTCACCACTGATTCAGCAAGTCCCCTCCTGCGTGGAAAGCGATCTGCATTCCTAAAAACCGCAAAACAAATTCAAGGAAGTATTATTAATAAAGTGTGTTTAATTTGAACATGAATTTGCAATAAATTGTTTCGTACCTTACTGCAAAATCCATTGCCCTTAACCCCCTTTACATATAGTTCTCCTGATGCCATCTCTGTGTGgttgtgttgtttttctttaacaatGCGCAAATGTAGTCTCCTTGCATTAACCCGGACGTGAGAGTCCTGGCTAGGGTTGTGCGAGTCTAGAACAAACTAATAGTCGTGTTGTCTAAGCCAATACCTTGGATTTGTCCTAGTAAGGACTGGCTAAATTGCCTCAATTAGCTATTAAAAGCCAAACGCGCTACACTGTCCAAATGGTCTCCTCTTGTTGGCAGATTTCTTGATGTCCCTGGCCACGTGATCAGCAGTCGAGACGGACACACTTTGTCCTGCTTGTCAACAGATCGCGCTCTCGTGAGCCGGGAGCTCTGGCTTCGATCCCTGTCTGTCATCAGCCGGCCGGGAACTGTGCAGAATTGCGTGACGCTGCTGCGCAGGCGGCGGTATATATAGAGGTACAGAGCTCACTCGGTGCCTGACAGAACACGGAGACACCGGGAAACTGACTCAAGCCTCCTGCACTACAGCGCTGCAACCAGCGCCAGCCTGGCGTTTTGCACAGCACAGTCCAGACCGACGGTGGTGCCTTTGTAAAAGGAGGGAATGGATTTTTTAACGGCGGAACGGGCTCGCTTCCCCATGGCAGGCAGAGCCGAGGCGCTGTGCTCCTGTGTGGACCGGACGGGGAATGACCCTCCCGGTGTCCGGCTCCCGCTCCTGGCCGGCGGACAGGCGGCCGTGCTCCTGGGCAACACGGGCACGTGCGGCGGGGCCGCAGAGAGGCGTCTGGATTACAAAAACAGCACGCAGCACCCGGCCGCGCCTGGGTTCAAGGTCCCCGGCAACTTGGGTACCATATCCAAAACAGGCATGGGGATTATCAAGACGGTCACATCGCAGTGGCGGCACCAGGAGAGGAAGGCTCGAGTTGTGCGGTCGGCTAGCACGGGCAACCGGTATCCCTCCTCCGACCCCTTCCCCTGCAAGAGGTCTCCCTACGGGCAgctggcggcggcggcgctgcGGGCTCAGCTCTTCCCCAAGCTGTCGgagccggacccccgcctggaGCTGCTGCGCTCGGTCAAGCCGCACAACTGCCGCCGCATCGTGGTGCTGGGCGCCCCGAGGGTGGGCAAGACCTCGATCGTCCGGAGATTCCTCCGGGAGGGCTTCGAGGAGCGCTACGTGCCCACGGCGGAGGACTTCCACAGGAAGCTGTACCAGATCCGGGGGGAGACCTACCAGCTGGACATCCTGGACGCGTCTGGAGAGAGGGGCTTCCCCGCCAAGAGGAGGCTGTCCATCCTGACAGGTGTGTGGGATGAGTCTCCCGGCCGCGGCTGCAGGCTGGCTAGTGAAGGCGATGCCGTCTGTTACTCTGAGCAAATCAAGCTTTAACTCTGGAGAACCGGGGGTCGAGACATCCTCATCGGCCTCTTAGCCTCCCCCAAGCCCAGCACATAGATCAAAAACAGACAATAGATTAGAACAAACGGTTAGAAGCGGCGAGTTTAAGGTAATAATGCATACTTCTAAAGAGTGTCACCCATTTACTAATCTGATCCCTCTTCATTTGCAGGCGACATTTTTCTTCTGGTGTTCAGCGTGGACGACCGGGGGTCCTTGGAGGAAGTGCGGTCTCTAGCGGTCGAGATCGTGGAGGCGAAGACCAAGCTGCTGAAATCCAAGGAGAGCGTGTGCGTCCCTACAGTGATCTGCGGGAACAAGATAGACCTGGAGCCGCACCGGCGCGCCGACACCCGCGCCGAGGTGTGCAGGGCGCTGCGGGGCCGCGCCTTCTTCGAGACCTCGGCGAAGGACGGCACGAACCTGGAGGAGATGTTCCGGGCCCTGGCGGAGAGGGGCGGGCTTCCCACCGAAACCGGCCCCTCTCAGCACCGCAAGATCTCCATCCGCTCCTACCAGGCGCTGCGCTCGGCTCGGCGAGGGGGCAAGGAGAACAGGGCCGGAGAGGCGCCGTACGGGGCGGTCTACCCGCTGGCGCGGCGCCCCAGCTTCAGCACCGACCTCCGGCAGGTGTTGGGACCTAGTCCGATCAGGAAAAGAAGCAAGACTCTCGAGAAATGTAATATTCAGTGAAACAAAACCTGTAACCTCGATATAAGTTATTTCTTTCACTCTAGAATAAATTGATTATGCTCTTAATattggattttttatttttaatgatagAACTATTTTTCATGTAAATACGAGTCGCCTGCGCTCCTGTCTGCGGCTGTGGGCTGCGGGGAACTGGCTGTACCtgcaacacacagacaggaaggcCACGGCGAGTCCCCTTAAGCCTGTAAAAACTCACGAATGTAATAAATGAATGTGAATATGTAAAtatacaactttttaatattttaataaaaaaaatattgaaatttgATTGCTCCTCCTTCACTCCACTGAAACTGTAAATTAGGGTCTTTGTCGGGAATCGTCATCCTAGACTCTCTTTTCCAAGCCCTTCATAATTGGAGAGATCATCACCGGGCTAATTAGGCAATTAAGTATCAGGTCAGTCATTTAGCTGTTGTTAAGGGTGGCTATAAAGAGAAAGAGCACAACTACATAACCTACAACAGCACACATCAACAACCCCTGTACTGCACAGGTGCTGTCAAAACCTCACacttaactgaaaaaaacatgtctGTAGTATTAAGGGCTTTAGCCCTACAAAAGGATGTTTCTGCTTTGGATGGGAAAGGTTAGTTTGATCAAATAACTACACAGTGCCTTTTCATCACCCCACCTCCCAAACTGGAAACAAGCTGTAGATCCCGGTGAAGGCTGCTCAGGAGCAGATGGGAAGAAAGGACATTCGCTCACTCCCGATGAAGGGTCTGGATAGACCCTAAGGGGCATGCGCATCAAGAAGGGGGGAAAGGAGAGGGTGTTTGCAATGAGGCTGGGGCAAATGGGGGAGGGGTGTGCttggaacagacttcaaaaGACAACTGTCTTCACTCGACGTGAAAGCAGGAATTATTGCAGAGCAGATGAAAAGGCAAACGCCTCCTGAAAAACAGTGATTACAGCGGAAAGGAGCCCACGGCAGCTAAATTTACTTTTCTATAGAAACGGTTCTTGTATTCCGACTCCATTCATGGAAACAGGAAGAAAGTAGGGCTACTGAGCCAAGAGTGGGAGCTGGAAGAGGATTCACACAGCAGTGCCGGAGGTGACTTTTCTCCAGGACTGTGCTGTGCAGAGAAGTGAGGCCGACCAGTCTTATTCGACTTCGTCACTCCAGTCCATCCACTGGTGCCCCATTACTTCATCCATCTAGTTCAACACCCGAATTTCTCACCTACTGTCATCGCCACCGTCTCTCTCatcttctctctccctcctgccaGACTGTCTGCACGACTGCGCCGTCCCTGCCTGCGTGCCAGTGTCTCCTCGGCACGTCTGACCTCTCAGCTCTTGTGGTTTGCTTCCTTCCCAATTCCCGTTAGGTAACTCACAGCCCTTGTTCACAGCAAAGTGGAGCACATGCCAACAGGCTCTTTGCATTACTGCGCTCGACCCACACTGCCGGGACATGCTGCCTGTTTGGGGGCACGATGGTGTGGAGGGCCGGGCTGATgctccttctgtgtggagtctgcatgttccgcatgtgttcacgtgggttttgtccaggtgctccagcttcctcccaccAAACATCGTTGCTGGGTTAGTGACTCTAAACTACAGTACCTctatgtgcttgtgtgtgtgtgccctgaggtAGACCGGCATCCAGTCCAGGTTACTGGTTTTAATGGTCCTGCCGACAactcaatctgaatctctctCCCATAATATAGAACTGTGTAAACACTCTATTGCCATTAATAACAGGG is drawn from Lepisosteus oculatus isolate fLepOcu1 chromosome 9, fLepOcu1.hap2, whole genome shotgun sequence and contains these coding sequences:
- the rasd2a gene encoding GTP-binding protein Rhes, producing MDFLTAERARFPMAGRAEALCSCVDRTGNDPPGVRLPLLAGGQAAVLLGNTGTCGGAAERRLDYKNSTQHPAAPGFKVPGNLGTISKTGMGIIKTVTSQWRHQERKARVVRSASTGNRYPSSDPFPCKRSPYGQLAAAALRAQLFPKLSEPDPRLELLRSVKPHNCRRIVVLGAPRVGKTSIVRRFLREGFEERYVPTAEDFHRKLYQIRGETYQLDILDASGERGFPAKRRLSILTGDIFLLVFSVDDRGSLEEVRSLAVEIVEAKTKLLKSKESVCVPTVICGNKIDLEPHRRADTRAEVCRALRGRAFFETSAKDGTNLEEMFRALAERGGLPTETGPSQHRKISIRSYQALRSARRGGKENRAGEAPYGAVYPLARRPSFSTDLRQVLGPSPIRKRSKTLEKCNIQ